The genomic stretch AGATCTTCTCGATCAGTACAGGTGTAGATACCGCACTAAGTGTAATAATGTGTGGTTTATTCGCTTTCAGATAACGTCTCTCCACTTTATTAAACACCCAAAGGTTTAGAAGGACTAATACGGTGGATACGATAGCAGCAAAATAAAATCCAGCACCTACGGCAAGTCCAATACCCGCAACTACCCAAATAGAAGCTGCCGTTGTAAGTCCTGTAATAGACTTTCCTGTAAATAAAATGGTCCCCGCACCCAAAAAACCAACCCCTGTAATTACAGCGGCCGCTAAACGGGCAGGGTCCATACGTACATTTGCTTCATTCGCGAAACCAGCAAAACCATAAGCTGATAATAACATAATAAGTGTAGAGCCTAAGCAAACTAAAATATGTGTCCGAAAACCAGCTGCATGGTTAGACCGCTCTCTCTCAATTCCAATTAATCCACCAAGTGTCATTGCTGCGAGCAGCCTTAAGAGGATATCCCATTGTCCAATGTACCATGGATCGCCCATTTTATCTTACCCCTTCCGTTAAACTCATCCAGTATTAGGAACGATCGTTTATCCTATTCAAATGAAAAGTCGTTAATTCCACTCCAGGAGCAACCTCCTGCGTTTCTACGGGTTTAAATCCGTATTTTTGATATAAGTTCGAAGCGGGTATATTCTTAAGACCTGTTGAAACGATCATTTTGGGTACATCCCGGTAAAGATCCAGTACATACTCAATGAGCTGTCCTGCGATCCCTTTACGAAAATGAAGCGGATGAACCATCATCCGGGAGATCGTTCTTGTCCCTTCCTCTTCTGTCTCTACCGCTATCGCTCCAAGTAGTTCCATATCATCTGTTATATAACCAAAAAACGATTCACCGCATCCCTGAATCGTCTCTACGGTATCTAAAAGCGGCGGAATTTCGTTAAAGCCAATCCACTGTGCTTCGAGGCGATATGCCAAATGCTGAAGTCTCCAAATCTCAAGGACCAGATCTGTGTCCTGCAAAGAGATGGGTATGATTTTGCCTTCCATCTAAGCTAGTTCCTCCTACCATAAAAGAAGCCCGTCATCATAGACGAGCTTCTATCAGTATATTCAAGCATAACCTAGCGGCTTAAAACTTCAACAAGCAGTTTATTGGCTAGTCCAGGGTTTGCTTTCCCCTTACTTTCCTTCATTACTTGTCCAACTAAGAAACCGATCGCTTTTTGCTTTCCTGCTTTGTAATCCTCTACGGACTGCGGATTAGCTGCAACAACCTGTTCAACAATCGTCAGAATGGCTCCTTCATCACTGATCTGTACGAGCCCCTTCTCTTCTACAATCTGCTTAGGAAGTTTGCCGCTTTCGAGCATTTCCTTAAATACGGTCTTGGCAATCTTGTTGCTGATCGTTCCCTTCTCAATAAGACCGACCATTTCCCCAAGACCTTGTCCAGTCAACTGGAGTGCTGTGATTTCTACCCCTTCACTGTTAAGGTAGCCAAGCAAGTCGCCCATAATCCAGTTGGATACGGCTTTTGCATCGGAAGTGTATTTCATGCTGTCTTCAAAAAGATTAGCAAGATGCACAGAGGAAGTAATGACGTCCGCATCGTAGGTTGGAAGGCCATATTCCGAAGTATATCTTGCCTTGCGCTCATCCGGAAGTTCTGGAATCGAAGCCCGAACGCGGTCTTTCCATTCCTGACTTATATGAAGAGTAACTAGATCCGGATCCGGGAAATAACGGTAGTCATGAGCTTGTTCTTTACTGCGCATGGATAACGTTTTACCAGCAGCCTCATCCCAGCGGCGTGTTTCTTGAACAATCTCTTCTCCGTCATCAAGCAGTTCCGCTTGGCGAATCTCTTCGTATTCAAGTCCACGCTGCACTCCGCGGAAAGAGTTCATGTTTTTCAGTTCTGCTTTTGTTCCGAGTTTGGTCTCACCAAAAGGACGAAGACTGATATTAGCGTCGCAACGCAGCGATCCTTCTTCCATCTTCACATCAGATACATCGCAGTACTGCATAATAGCACGGATCTTTTCTAGATACGCACGCGCTTCTTCTGGAGACGAAATATCCGGTTCAGATACAATCTCAACAAGCGGAGTTCCCACACGGTTGAAGTCAGCAAGCGATGCATATCCGCCGTCAACGTGCGTCAGCTTTCCTGCGTCTTCTTCCAAGTGCAAACGAGTGATACCAATGCGTTTTGTTTTGCCATCTACTTCAATGTCTATCCAGCCATTCTCACCGATAGGCTGATCGTACTGTGAAATCTGATATGCTTTTGGCGAATCTGGATAGAAATAATTCTTACGGTCAAATTTACTTACATCCGCAATAGTACAGTTAAGAGCCATCGCTGCTTTCATGGCATATTCCACTGCTTGACGGTTAAGTACCGGCAGTACTCCGGGGTGTCCTAAACAAATCGGACATGTATGTGTATTAGGCGGTGCTCCAAATTCGGTAGAGCAGCCGCAGAAAATTTTGGATTTCGTATGGAGTTCAACGTGAACTTCCAGCCCAATGACAGTCTCATATTTCTTGGATGACATATTCTATTTCCTCTCTTTCCTCTGTGAATTACAGCTGTGGACGCTGTTTATGGTAATCGGTGTGCTGCTCAAAAGCATGGGCTACACGCAGAACGGTTGACTCGTCAAAAGCCTTTCCGATAATCTGCATACCAACAGGCAATCCATCTGCAAAACCACAAGGGACGCTGATCGCTGGAACACCGGCGAGACTTACAGGAATGGTAAGAATATCATTTAGATACATCGTCAGCGGGTTATCCACTTGAGAACCAAGTTTAAATGCGGTTGTCGGAGCAGTAGGCCCGATAATGACATCATAGTTTTTAAACACTTCATCAAAATCATTTTTGATCAAAGTGCGTACTTTTTGAGCTTTCAAATAATATGCATCATAGTAACCTGAGCTAAGTGCATAGGTTCCCAGCATAATACGGCGCTTCACTTCTGATCCGAAACCTTCACTGCGGGAACGGTGATACATATCCAGCAGATTGTCCGGATTCTCAGCACGAACGCCGTAACGTACTCCATCAAACCTTGCGAGGTTAGAGGAAGCTTCAGAAGAAGCGAGCAAGTAGTAACTTGCTACTGCATATTCGGTATGTGGAAGAGAAACTTCTTCCCATGTAGCGCCCAGGCTTTCAAGCACTTTCAGGCCAGCCATGACCGTTTCTTTAACCGATGCATCGACACCTTCTCCTATATATTCCTTGGGAACCGCAATTCGCAGCCCTTTCACATCGCCGGTCAAAGCACTGAGGAAATCAGGTACTTCTACATTAGCTGAAGTAGAGTCCATTGCATCATAGCCAGAAATGGCTTGGAGTACATAAGCCGAATCTTCCACATTTTTGGTAAGCGGTCCAATCTGATCAAGAGAGGATGCAAAAGCTACGAGTCCAAAACGAG from Paenibacillus polygoni encodes the following:
- the gatB gene encoding Asp-tRNA(Asn)/Glu-tRNA(Gln) amidotransferase subunit GatB produces the protein MSSKKYETVIGLEVHVELHTKSKIFCGCSTEFGAPPNTHTCPICLGHPGVLPVLNRQAVEYAMKAAMALNCTIADVSKFDRKNYFYPDSPKAYQISQYDQPIGENGWIDIEVDGKTKRIGITRLHLEEDAGKLTHVDGGYASLADFNRVGTPLVEIVSEPDISSPEEARAYLEKIRAIMQYCDVSDVKMEEGSLRCDANISLRPFGETKLGTKAELKNMNSFRGVQRGLEYEEIRQAELLDDGEEIVQETRRWDEAAGKTLSMRSKEQAHDYRYFPDPDLVTLHISQEWKDRVRASIPELPDERKARYTSEYGLPTYDADVITSSVHLANLFEDSMKYTSDAKAVSNWIMGDLLGYLNSEGVEITALQLTGQGLGEMVGLIEKGTISNKIAKTVFKEMLESGKLPKQIVEEKGLVQISDEGAILTIVEQVVAANPQSVEDYKAGKQKAIGFLVGQVMKESKGKANPGLANKLLVEVLSR
- a CDS encoding GNAT family N-acetyltransferase — encoded protein: MEGKIIPISLQDTDLVLEIWRLQHLAYRLEAQWIGFNEIPPLLDTVETIQGCGESFFGYITDDMELLGAIAVETEEEGTRTISRMMVHPLHFRKGIAGQLIEYVLDLYRDVPKMIVSTGLKNIPASNLYQKYGFKPVETQEVAPGVELTTFHLNRINDRS
- the gatA gene encoding Asp-tRNA(Asn)/Glu-tRNA(Gln) amidotransferase subunit GatA, producing MSLLNLTLPEIHNKLHAKEFSVSELVAASYARISKVEEQVRAYLTLDEEGAQAAARRLDDKLAAGEERGLLFGLPAGIKDNIVTEGIRTTCASQFLKNFDPVYDATVVKKLKAADTITLGKLNMDEFAMGGSNENSSFYPVRNPWNLDHVPGGSSGGSAAAVAAGEAYFTLGSDTGGSIRQPASYCGVVGLKPTYGRVSRFGLVAFASSLDQIGPLTKNVEDSAYVLQAISGYDAMDSTSANVEVPDFLSALTGDVKGLRIAVPKEYIGEGVDASVKETVMAGLKVLESLGATWEEVSLPHTEYAVASYYLLASSEASSNLARFDGVRYGVRAENPDNLLDMYHRSRSEGFGSEVKRRIMLGTYALSSGYYDAYYLKAQKVRTLIKNDFDEVFKNYDVIIGPTAPTTAFKLGSQVDNPLTMYLNDILTIPVSLAGVPAISVPCGFADGLPVGMQIIGKAFDESTVLRVAHAFEQHTDYHKQRPQL
- a CDS encoding MgtC/SapB family protein, giving the protein MGDPWYIGQWDILLRLLAAMTLGGLIGIERERSNHAAGFRTHILVCLGSTLIMLLSAYGFAGFANEANVRMDPARLAAAVITGVGFLGAGTILFTGKSITGLTTAASIWVVAGIGLAVGAGFYFAAIVSTVLVLLNLWVFNKVERRYLKANKPHIITLSAVSTPVLIEKISHFMEEEKIAVRKMTVNDLDISSSNYRSELERHVEVTLHVLVPNSFNTVSLVTKLQEWHQFRSISVE